Proteins encoded by one window of Anopheles maculipalpis chromosome 2RL, idAnoMacuDA_375_x, whole genome shotgun sequence:
- the LOC126568582 gene encoding general odorant-binding protein 56d-like, with amino-acid sequence MKTIACLVLASAIVACATAAITEEQRDAARQLAGKCMQQTGATEDDVNRLRSGDTENADRNTRCFVQCFFQGAGFVDQDGNVQTEELTQKLASEYGQEKADELVARCRNNAGPDACERSFRLLQCYMENRATLMF; translated from the exons ATGAAAACTATCGCTTGTCTAGTGCTCGCCAGTGCTATCGTTGCCTGCGCCACG GCCGCCATTACCGAGGAGCAGCGTGATGCCGCTCGTCAGCTGGCGGGCAAATGTATGCAGCAGACCGGTGCTACGGAAGATGACGTGAACCGGCTTCGATCGGGTGACACTGAGAATGCCGATCGCAATACGCGGTGCTTCGTGCAGTGTTTCTTCCAGGGTGCCGGATTCGTCGATCAGGACGGTAACGTGCAGACGGAAGAGTTGACCCAGAAGCTGGCCAGTGAGTACGGGCAGGAGAAGGCCGACGAATTGGTCGCCCGTTGTCGCAACAATGCTGGTCCGGATGCTTGCGAGCGTTCGTTCCGTCTGCTGCAGTGTTACATGGAGAACCGCGCTACGCTGATGTTCTAA
- the LOC126568596 gene encoding general odorant-binding protein 56d-like gives MERLGLGRLVSLIAIVLLVRTCSGQDILGSYFRCRNEFEVEPSVFEALRTGDFSVRNPFVECFGECFVKRAGFMNDNFTFNRDTIMRFMSRFVSKEIAEVVYKNCTENVIPTYCVTAFEVYQCIYENTSKKWDSRK, from the exons ATGGAACGGTTGGGTCTCGGGCGTTTAGTGTCATTGATCGCGATCGTGTTGCTGGTGCGAACATGC AGTGGCCAAGACATTCTGGGATCGTACTTTAGGTGTCGCAATGAGTTTGAAGTCGAACCAAGTGTCTTTGAAGCATTACGCACGGGTGACTTCTCCGTGAGGAACCCCTTTGTCGAG TGCTTTGGTGAATGCTTTGTGAAGCGAGCTGGCTTCATGAATGATAACTTCACTTTCAACCGGGACACGATCATGCGCTTCATGAGTCGCTTCGTGTCGAAGGAGATAGCGGAGGTCGTGTACAAAAACTGCACCGAGAACGTGATACCGACGTACTGTGTTACCGCGTTCGAGGTGTACCAGTGCATCTACGAGAACACGTCCAAGAAGTGGGACAGCCGAAAATAG
- the LOC126568731 gene encoding uncharacterized protein LOC126568731, which translates to MGVFESWCLLVIGFGVVLLLAGQSCQAQDFKGAIDHCTKDFEMDMDIVVSLKYGDFTERDPLIECFTECLMKKSGFMYDDYTYNKTLIIGFAGRYLEPEGAQAVYDNCIDRFGQTVCVTGFEMYQCIHETAVSEWVSTNF; encoded by the exons ATGGGTGTTTTCGAGAGTTGGTGCTTGTTGGTGATTGGATTCggtgtggtgctgctgctagctGGACAGAGTTGT CAAGCGCAAGACTTCAAAGGTGCAATCGATCACTGCACGAAAGACTTCGAAATGGACATGGACATCGTGGTATCGCTAAAGTATGGCGATTTTACTGAGCGAGATCCACTTATAGAG TGCTTTACCGAATGTCTAATGAAGAAATCAGGCTTCATGTACGATGATTATACCTACAACAAAACGCTGATCATCGGTTTCGCCGGTCGATATCTGGAACCGGAGGGG GCCCAAGCCGTGTACGATAACTGCATCGATCGTTTCGGTCAGACGGTGTGCGTTACGGGGTTCGAGATGTACCAGTGCATCCACGAGACGGCCGTCTCCGAGTGGGTCTCAACCAACTTCTAA
- the LOC126568583 gene encoding general odorant-binding protein 56d-like: MKLLLVPVLLAVCVGAQPLTSEQMKKAEGFALGCLEQHKNLNKEHLVLLRDGDFSKVDADTKCFLRCFLQQANFMDASGKLQNDYAIERLSLNQEKSKVEALVKKCSTGVEVEDSCETAFRAVECYHREKASLL, encoded by the exons ATGAAGCTACTGTTGGTTCCCGTGCTGCTTGCCGTGTGCGTTGGAGCTCAG CCTCTAACCAGTGAACAGATGAAGAAGGCAGAAGGATTCGCCCTCGGATGTTTGGAGCAACACAAGAATCTCAACAAGGAACATCTGGTGCTACTACGGGATGGTGACTTCTCGAAGGTAGATGCCGACACGAAGTGCTTCCTGCGCTGTTTCCTTCAGCAGGCCAACTTCATGGATGCATCCGGCAAGCTTCAGAATGATTACGCCATCGAGCGGCTCTCGTTGAACCAAGAAAAGTCCAAAGTGGAAGCGCTGGTAAAGAAGTGCAGTACCGGAGTGGAGGTAGAGGACAGCTGTGAGACGGCATTCCGCGCCGTAGAGTGTTACCATCGGGAGAAGGCTTCGCTGCTGTGA